A window of the Halichoerus grypus chromosome 2, mHalGry1.hap1.1, whole genome shotgun sequence genome harbors these coding sequences:
- the LYRM9 gene encoding LYR motif-containing protein 9 isoform X1: protein MTMSSSHGREEEGSLVLKGLLVPRDQEGQSVSQMAPLPGAELVQRPLQLYRYLMRCCRQLPAKGIQEHYKHAVRQSFRVHSDEDNPERIQQIIKRAIEDADWIMNKYKKQN, encoded by the exons ATGACCATGAGTTCCTCCCATggcagagaagaggaggggagctTGGTGCTGAAGGGGCTGCTTGTGCCAAGGGACCAAGAG GGACAGAGTGTCTCGCAGATGGCCCCGCTCCCAGGGGCAGAGCTTGTGCAGAGGCCACTGCAGCTCTACCGATACCTGATGCGCTGTTGCCGGCAGCTGCCCGCCAAGGGCATCCAGGAGCATTACAAACATGCTGTCAGGCAG AGTTTCCGGGTTCATTCAGATGAAGACAATCCTGAGAGAATCCAGCAGATTATTAAAAGAGCCATTGAAGATGCAGACTGGATCATGAACAAA tataagaaacaaaactga
- the LYRM9 gene encoding LYR motif-containing protein 9 isoform X2, protein MAPLPGAELVQRPLQLYRYLMRCCRQLPAKGIQEHYKHAVRQSFRVHSDEDNPERIQQIIKRAIEDADWIMNKYKKQN, encoded by the exons ATGGCCCCGCTCCCAGGGGCAGAGCTTGTGCAGAGGCCACTGCAGCTCTACCGATACCTGATGCGCTGTTGCCGGCAGCTGCCCGCCAAGGGCATCCAGGAGCATTACAAACATGCTGTCAGGCAG AGTTTCCGGGTTCATTCAGATGAAGACAATCCTGAGAGAATCCAGCAGATTATTAAAAGAGCCATTGAAGATGCAGACTGGATCATGAACAAA tataagaaacaaaactga